One segment of Nitrososphaerota archaeon DNA contains the following:
- a CDS encoding dihydroxy-acid dehydratase (catalyzes the dehydration of 2,3-dihydroxy-3-methylbutanoate to 3-methyl-2-oxobutanoate in valine and isoleucine biosynthesis) produces IVGMGLGRDVALITDGRFSGATRGICVGHVAPEAAVGGPIALLQNGDIVEIDLDKRLIEVRLSEEELVERKRAWRPPEPRIRSGYLKRYSLLVGSASKGAILTY; encoded by the coding sequence AATCGTAGGAATGGGGCTAGGAAGGGATGTCGCATTGATAACCGATGGACGCTTCTCAGGCGCAACTAGGGGTATATGTGTAGGACACGTAGCACCCGAAGCGGCAGTTGGAGGGCCGATAGCTCTCCTTCAAAATGGTGATATAGTAGAGATAGATCTGGATAAGAGGCTCATCGAAGTAAGATTATCTGAGGAAGAGCTTGTTGAACGTAAAAGAGCTTGGAGGCCTCCCGAACCTAGGATCAGATCAGGCTACCTAAAGAGATACTCGCTCCTTGTAGGCTCTGCGAGCAAAGGCGCTATCCTAACCTACTAG